One Prunus dulcis chromosome 8, ALMONDv2, whole genome shotgun sequence DNA window includes the following coding sequences:
- the LOC117637624 gene encoding uncharacterized protein LOC117637624, with the protein MESPKSQLENKPSPAAATPPITSCRRKKKDDANFLEDLKDHIDEFVNASMDEHKTCFKKTMQKMFGMSKIVAERSSGTKEVESSLPLRTTVAD; encoded by the exons ATGGAATCACCCAAAAGTCAACTTGAAAACAAGCCCTCGCCTGCTGCGGCAACCCCACCGATCACTTCATGTcgaagaaagaagaaggatgATGCCAACTTCTTGGAGGATTTGAAGGACCATATTGATGAATTTGTCAATGCATCTATGGATGAACACAAAACTTGTTTCAAGAAGACTATGCAGAAG atGTTTGGAATGTCAAAGATTGTTGCTGAGAGGAGTTCTGGCACCAAGGAAGTTGAAAGTTCTTTGCCTCTTAGAACAACAGTGGCAGACTAG
- the LOC117636585 gene encoding 14-3-3-like protein 16R yields the protein MATPSPREENVYVAKLAEQAERYEEMVEFMEKVVSSVPEGEEPTVEERNLLSVAYKNVIGARRASWRIVSSIEQKEESRGNSDHVATIKDYRARIENELSNICGGILKLLDSKLVPSANVGDSKVFYLKMKGDYHRYLAEFKTGNERKEAAENTLNAYKAAQDIANSELAPTHPIRLGLALNFSVFYYEILNSPDRACNLAKQAFDEAIAELDTLGEDSYKDSTLIMQLLRDNLTLWTSDMQDDGADEIKEAAPKPQAEQQQ from the exons ATGGCTACCCCATCCCCACGCGAAGAGAACGTATACGTGGCCAAGCTGGCCGAGCAAGCGGAGCGCTACGAGGAGATGGTGGAGTTCATGGAGAAGGTCGTCTCCTCCGTCCCCGAAGGCGAAGAACCCACAGTCGAAGAGCGCAACCTCCTCTCCGTCGCCTATAAGAACGTGATCGGCGCTCGCCGTGCCTCGTGGCGCATCGTGTCGTCGATCGAGCAGAAGGAGGAGAGCCGCGGCAACAGCGATCACGTGGCCACCATCAAGGACTACAGGGCACGGATCGAGAACGAGCTCTCTAACATCTGCGGTGGGATTCTCAAGCTTCTTGACTCCAAGCTCGTGCCGTCGGCCAACGTCGGCGATTCCAAGGTGTTTTATCTGAAGATGAAGGGAGATTACCATAGGTATTTGGCTGAATTCAAGACTGGAAATGAGCGTAAGGAGGCTGCTGAGAATACCCTCAATGCCTATAAGGCTGCTcag GATATCGCGAACTCTGAGCTGGCTCCAACTCATCCCATCCGTTTAGGATTGGCTTTGAACTTCTCTGTGTTTTACTACGAGATTTTAAATTCTCCCGATCGGGCTTGCAATCTTGCCAAGCAG GCTTTTGATGAAGCCATTGCAGAGCTGGATACACTGGGAGAGGATTCGTACAAGGATAGCACTTTGATAATGCAACTTCTTCGTGATAATCTCACATTGTGGACTTCAGATATGCAG GATGACGGAGCAGATGAGATCAAAGAAGCAGCACCCAAGCCTCAGGCTGAGCAGCAGCAGTGA
- the LOC117637310 gene encoding putative H/ACA ribonucleoprotein complex subunit 1-like protein 1: MRPPRGGGGFRGSRGGGGGFRGGRGGGGRGGGGRGYRDEGPPSEVVEVSTFLHACEGDAVTKLTNAKKVPYFNAPIYLQNMTQIGKVDEIFGPINESLFSIKVMEGIVATSYSQGDKFYIDPAKLLPLERFLPQPKGQKPAFSRGGGRGGGRGGSFRGGGRGGGAFRGRGAPRGGRGPPRGGSRGGGFRGRGRF, from the exons ATGCGTCCTCCAAGAGGCGGCGGCGGGTTTAGGGGCAGCCGCGGTGGTGGCGGCGGCTTTAGAGGCGGCCGCGGAGGAGGTGGCCGTGGTGGAGGTGGCCGTGGCTACCGCGATGAGGGTCCTCCTTCTGAAGTCGTAG AGGTTTCGACATTTCTTCATGCGTGTGAAGGTGACGCAGTCACAAAGCTCACAAATGCGAAGAAGGTGCCCTATTTTAATGCCCCTATCTATCTGCAGAACATGACTCAGATAGGGAAGGTTGATGAAATATTTGGTCCAATCAATGAATCT TTATTCTCGATTAAAGTGATGGAAGGCATTGTGGCAACTTCATATTCACAGGGCGATAAGTTCTATATTGACCCAGCAAAGCTTCTTCCTCTTGAAAGATTTCTTCCACAGCCAAA GGGACAGAAACCAGCTTTTTCTCGAGGTGGAGGCCGTGGTGGAGGCAGAGGTGGTAGTTTTCGTGGTGGTGGCCGTGGAGGTGGTGCTTTTCGTGGAAGGGGTGCTCCAAGGGGCGGCAGAGGCCCCCCAAGGGGTGGTAGCCGTGGTGGTGGCTTCAGGGGCAGAGGGAGATTTTAG